Part of the Hevea brasiliensis isolate MT/VB/25A 57/8 chromosome 16, ASM3005281v1, whole genome shotgun sequence genome is shown below.
ACAATCAAAGCAACCAATCAGGGAAATTGTTAACAGTCCTTCAAGTCTATCGtcattattattcaaatattATGCGTGTTGGGCATGGTAGACTCACAAACTTAGCGCATATAAAAATATTCCACAACATCCTAAAAGACAGCAACTGCAAAAGATGGCCTCTTCAAGGTTTCTGTTCTTTCTATGCTGTCTCCTTTCCACACAAGTTGTGCCTCTGATCACTCTAGCCCAGCCTGAGATGTTGTACCATGACTGTTTACCCGGAAAGGGCAACTACTCAGCCAATAGTTCCTACCAGGAAAACCTGAATCAACTCCTCACTTCCATCTATAACAACACCGAAATAGATTCCGGGTTCTACAATCTCTCTTATGGACAAGACCCTGACAAAGTTTATGCGAATGGTCTTTGTAGGCCAGATATTACGCCTGAATCATGCCGTGCCTGCCTAAAAGGTGCTAGTGAACACCTCACTACGCTCTGTCCAAACTCTAAGGAGGCTATTGGAGGTTCTGATAACTGCATGTTGCGCTACACGTATCGCTCCATATTTGGGATGATGGAAGGAGGACCTTACTTTTTTGTGTATAGCTTGAATATTGTCTCAGATTTAATTGTGTTCAAGCAGTCTCGAAGGACCTTGTTAGATAGGCTGAGAGATCAAGCTGCAGCGGGCAATTCTCGTTACAAGTATGCAACGGGAGACACAGATGTATCCAACTCCTCTCAAAAAATCTATGCACTCGTGCAGTGTACTCCTGACTTGTCTAAGCAGCAGTGCAGCGACTGCTTGAGTCAGGCCACTGGGTTGCTTTCACAATGTTGCGATGAGAGGCAGGGAGGAAGAATTATTACACCCAGCTGTAATTTTCGGTA
Proteins encoded:
- the LOC131174425 gene encoding cysteine-rich repeat secretory protein 38-like; protein product: MASSRFLFFLCCLLSTQVVPLITLAQPEMLYHDCLPGKGNYSANSSYQENLNQLLTSIYNNTEIDSGFYNLSYGQDPDKVYANGLCRPDITPESCRACLKGASEHLTTLCPNSKEAIGGSDNCMLRYTYRSIFGMMEGGPYFFVYSLNIVSDLIVFKQSRRTLLDRLRDQAAAGNSRYKYATGDTDVSNSSQKIYALVQCTPDLSKQQCSDCLSQATGLLSQCCDERQGGRIITPSCNFRYEINLFYDPAALGKPEKLPTLPVPAAQPSPPPTSTGRTGKVSNIAPTLIIGSFPMLFFFML